One segment of Gilliamella sp. ESL0441 DNA contains the following:
- the rplO gene encoding 50S ribosomal protein L15 — translation MRLNTLSPAEGSKHAPKRLGRGIGSGLGKTGTRGIKGQKSRSGGGVRRGFEGGQMPLYRRLPKFGFTSRKALVTAQVRLSDLMKVEGDVVDLNSLKVANVINSQIEYAKIMLSGEITKPVTIRGIRVTKGAKAAIEAAGGKIEE, via the coding sequence ATACTTTATCTCCTGCTGAAGGTTCAAAGCATGCACCAAAACGTCTAGGCCGAGGTATCGGTTCTGGATTGGGTAAAACAGGTACTCGTGGTATTAAAGGTCAAAAATCACGTTCAGGTGGCGGCGTTCGTCGTGGCTTTGAAGGTGGTCAAATGCCTTTATATCGTCGTTTACCAAAATTTGGTTTTACTTCTCGTAAAGCTCTAGTTACAGCACAAGTTCGCCTTTCTGACTTAATGAAAGTTGAAGGTGATGTTGTTGACTTAAATAGCTTAAAAGTTGCAAATGTGATTAATTCACAAATCGAATATGCTAAAATTATGTTATCTGGTGAAATAACAAAACCTGTAACTATTCGTGGTATTCGAGTAACTAAAGGTGCTAAAGCTGCAATTGAAGCTGCTGGCGGAAAAATTGAGGAATAA